The following are encoded together in the bacterium genome:
- a CDS encoding glycosyltransferase family 4 protein — translation MMAIVNGHPASHGHRSGSGSSLRVLVVQPTGDKMGHHGIFTVKLAHALGKLGHAVTICTNRIAPEQYLNGPPDFAVETVAGGRLAFERFDEAVNRWPLYYYWGYYRNSYRITAAALAMCRTRAFDVVYMTDVEFLVAALLLKAHQGRLPPVVMEVNAANFSFADYPGSVLKKGYKIAQREVFRTTLGKEIAACAVLGEWHQERLRAQLRVPATFPVEVIQEGSDATDPPPPQSEARRRLGIGYEGPVFLFFGIIRKDKGIETLMQAVAGLGGEEFRLIIAGFPMEYSGAEVTELVRKAGAVDKVILRLGYVAAPEVPAYFGAADALVLPYARSYRGGSGPLTKGACAYGRPVIATDVSGMGRFVERHAIGLVCPPEAPETLAQRMQEFMGMLPERRREMGERAAAFGRANTWDAMAARFSKLFDRVVRSDGSDA, via the coding sequence ATGATGGCGATCGTGAACGGGCACCCTGCGTCGCACGGTCATCGTTCGGGATCCGGATCGAGTCTCAGGGTCCTGGTCGTGCAACCGACGGGCGACAAAATGGGTCACCACGGGATCTTTACCGTCAAGCTCGCCCATGCGCTCGGGAAGCTGGGGCACGCCGTGACGATCTGTACGAACCGGATCGCCCCAGAGCAGTACCTCAACGGCCCCCCCGACTTCGCCGTGGAAACGGTCGCGGGTGGCCGGTTGGCGTTTGAGCGATTCGACGAAGCGGTGAACCGGTGGCCCCTGTACTACTACTGGGGATACTATCGCAACAGTTACCGGATCACGGCCGCGGCGTTGGCCATGTGCCGAACCCGTGCCTTCGATGTGGTCTACATGACGGACGTAGAGTTCCTGGTGGCTGCGCTCCTCCTCAAGGCCCACCAGGGGCGCCTGCCTCCGGTCGTGATGGAGGTCAATGCGGCGAACTTCTCCTTTGCCGACTATCCAGGTTCGGTCTTGAAGAAAGGCTACAAGATCGCGCAGCGCGAGGTCTTCCGGACGACCCTGGGGAAAGAGATCGCCGCGTGCGCCGTGCTGGGCGAATGGCATCAGGAGCGTCTCAGGGCCCAGTTGCGGGTTCCCGCGACGTTCCCAGTGGAGGTAATCCAAGAGGGCAGTGATGCAACGGACCCTCCCCCGCCGCAATCGGAAGCGCGACGCCGGCTCGGCATCGGTTATGAAGGGCCGGTCTTTCTCTTCTTCGGGATCATCCGGAAGGACAAGGGCATCGAGACCCTCATGCAGGCGGTCGCGGGGTTGGGGGGAGAGGAGTTCCGGCTGATCATTGCAGGGTTTCCCATGGAGTATTCCGGCGCGGAGGTGACGGAACTCGTCCGCAAGGCCGGCGCGGTCGACAAGGTCATCCTCAGGCTCGGGTACGTCGCGGCACCCGAAGTGCCCGCGTACTTCGGAGCCGCCGACGCGCTGGTGCTCCCGTACGCGCGCTCGTATCGAGGGGGAAGCGGTCCGCTGACCAAGGGAGCCTGCGCGTACGGGCGGCCCGTCATCGCGACGGATGTGTCCGGAATGGGCCGGTTTGTCGAGCGGCACGCGATCGGCCTGGTGTGCCCGCCTGAGGCGCCCGAGACCCTGGCGCAACGGATGCAGGAGTTCATGGGGATGCTCCCAGAGCGCCGGCGGGAGATGGGCGAGCGGGCGGCGGCCTTCGGACGGGCGAATACCTGGGATGCCATGGCGGCGCGCTTCTCGAAACTGTTCGACCGGGTCGTTCGCTCGGATGGGAGCGATGCCTGA
- a CDS encoding NAD-dependent epimerase/dehydratase family protein, translating into MVAATVHASITLRGTKVLVTGGAGFIGSHTVDALTRAGAEIVVVDNLSTGRRQNLSPSIAFYEVNIADERFGEILRRERPDVIYHFAFYVLVPNSVENPLLDMDAITGSVRLLHEARALGVRKVVFASSGFLYGNTPALPVTEASTVDPVSPYVVAKQTVEGYLRFFHRTYGVPSVVLRYSAVYGPRQVTGAMADYIRKLSAGAQAEMWGDGTKTRDYVYIDDVVNANLLALAIPADHPSPVFNIGTGVETTLNALYQKIADLLGVEARPIYRPDRAGEQMRYCLDWTKARRDLRWEPEYSLDAGLRLTVDAQRGR; encoded by the coding sequence ATGGTAGCCGCCACCGTACACGCCTCGATCACGCTCCGGGGAACGAAGGTCCTGGTCACCGGCGGAGCCGGTTTCATCGGCTCGCACACGGTCGATGCGCTGACCCGAGCGGGGGCTGAGATCGTCGTGGTCGACAATCTGTCGACCGGGAGGCGGCAGAATCTCTCCCCGTCGATTGCGTTCTACGAGGTCAACATCGCAGACGAACGATTCGGCGAGATCCTGCGCCGGGAACGGCCGGATGTGATCTATCACTTTGCTTTCTACGTGCTCGTGCCGAACTCAGTGGAGAACCCGCTGCTGGACATGGACGCGATCACCGGGTCGGTCAGGCTCCTCCACGAAGCCAGGGCCCTTGGGGTGCGAAAGGTCGTGTTCGCGTCGTCCGGGTTCCTCTATGGAAACACACCGGCCCTGCCGGTGACGGAAGCGTCTACCGTCGACCCGGTCTCCCCGTACGTCGTGGCGAAGCAGACCGTGGAGGGTTATCTTCGGTTCTTCCATCGTACGTACGGAGTCCCGTCGGTCGTGTTGCGCTATTCCGCGGTGTACGGTCCGAGACAGGTCACCGGTGCGATGGCCGATTACATCCGAAAGCTTTCGGCGGGAGCCCAGGCCGAGATGTGGGGGGACGGGACCAAGACGCGCGATTACGTCTATATCGACGATGTCGTCAACGCGAACCTGTTGGCCCTCGCGATTCCCGCCGACCACCCGAGTCCGGTGTTCAACATCGGCACGGGGGTGGAGACCACGCTCAACGCCCTTTATCAAAAGATCGCGGACCTCCTGGGCGTGGAGGCACGGCCGATCTATCGGCCGGACCGGGCCGGCGAACAGATGCGGTACTGCCTCGACTGGACGAAGGCCAGGCGGGACTTGCGCTGGGAGCCCGAGTATTCGCTCGATGCGGGCCTCCGGCTGACGGTCGACGCCCAAAGAG
- a CDS encoding flippase, whose protein sequence is MPDGGGRRPVNTLERLRTGLLVNRHWEQVVFKNIVWATLAEAVVRGLKLAVLPLIARVFGPAEFGKFAFAFSFASLFNIVFDAGLATTTTRELAMAKKNEALLPDILLMKLGLGVLGIAAIVLGMLLITRDPVIREMIVILGVAFFVLELVNLSFSVFRAQQRMEYEFLVRTGQAVFLVAAVALAAWKAPSVLNVSYAYLASGLLTLALVAAVTRGKAVRIRSWVQVAVWRRILGVAVPLALASGATTAYMNIDSILLGSIGTITETGWYNLATRIVGMLLVPTGLLSLVIFPAFASTAHEAGEMFRKRWDRWSIGMIALGAYLACVVIATADPLVRLIFGPAFAPSSAALRILAISVAMIFVYTPSFQALIVFDRQRTLFWSLLSGAVVNVALNVALIPPYGLYGAAWATVATHGVLLCELPVLAHRCTPVRPLSGTVVAGVASAAVAATLAYAAMSATRTNLWLAVPLGSLVFTASFVGLDRTKLTRW, encoded by the coding sequence ATGCCTGACGGTGGCGGCAGGAGACCGGTGAATACGCTCGAGCGTCTCCGGACAGGGCTCCTGGTCAACAGGCACTGGGAGCAGGTCGTCTTCAAGAACATCGTGTGGGCGACGCTGGCGGAGGCGGTCGTCCGCGGCTTGAAGTTGGCGGTCCTGCCGCTCATCGCCCGCGTGTTTGGCCCCGCCGAGTTCGGCAAATTCGCGTTTGCGTTCTCGTTCGCGTCGCTATTCAACATCGTCTTCGACGCGGGTCTCGCCACGACGACGACGCGGGAACTCGCGATGGCGAAGAAGAACGAAGCGCTTCTGCCCGATATCCTTCTCATGAAGCTCGGGCTCGGCGTACTCGGGATTGCGGCCATCGTGCTCGGGATGCTGCTGATCACCCGCGACCCTGTGATCCGCGAGATGATCGTCATCCTCGGCGTCGCGTTCTTCGTCCTGGAACTGGTGAACCTCTCTTTTTCGGTGTTCCGGGCTCAGCAGCGAATGGAGTACGAATTCCTGGTGCGGACCGGCCAGGCGGTGTTTCTCGTCGCGGCGGTCGCGCTGGCCGCGTGGAAGGCCCCGTCCGTGTTGAACGTCAGCTATGCCTACCTCGCCTCCGGGCTCCTGACCCTGGCACTCGTGGCCGCCGTCACGCGGGGGAAGGCGGTGCGAATCAGGAGCTGGGTGCAGGTGGCAGTGTGGAGGCGGATCCTTGGGGTCGCCGTGCCCCTCGCGCTGGCGAGCGGCGCAACGACCGCGTACATGAACATCGATTCGATCCTGCTCGGGTCGATCGGCACGATCACCGAGACGGGCTGGTACAACCTGGCCACCCGGATCGTCGGTATGCTGTTGGTGCCCACCGGGCTGCTCTCGCTTGTGATCTTCCCGGCGTTTGCCTCCACGGCGCATGAGGCCGGTGAGATGTTTCGGAAGCGGTGGGATCGCTGGTCGATTGGGATGATCGCGCTGGGGGCGTATCTGGCGTGCGTCGTCATCGCGACGGCGGATCCGCTCGTCCGGCTGATCTTTGGTCCGGCGTTTGCGCCCTCGAGCGCGGCGCTCCGGATCCTCGCGATCTCGGTCGCGATGATCTTTGTTTACACCCCAAGCTTTCAGGCGTTGATCGTATTCGATCGCCAGCGGACGCTCTTCTGGAGCCTGCTCTCCGGGGCGGTGGTCAACGTCGCGCTCAACGTGGCGCTGATCCCACCTTACGGGCTCTACGGCGCGGCGTGGGCGACCGTGGCGACCCACGGAGTCCTCCTCTGCGAGTTGCCGGTCCTGGCCCATCGGTGCACTCCGGTGCGCCCCCTGAGTGGCACCGTGGTCGCAGGCGTGGCCAGCGCGGCCGTGGCGGCCACGCTGGCGTATGCCGCAATGAGCGCCACCCGGACCAATCTCTGGCTCGCGGTGCCGCTTGGGAGTCTCGTCTTCACCGCGAGCTTCGTTGGGCTGGATCGAACGAAGCTCACACGATGGTAG